The DNA sequence AAGTATCAATAACAGGGTTGGTCGCATGTCCATAGCCTATTTTTTGAAAACCAGCGTTAATAAAACCCATATCGAAGCTTGCATTATGGGCTACTAAAGTAGCATCCCCAATCCATTCATGAAAGTCTTTTAATACATCATCAACTTCAGGCGCATTTTCTACCATGTCGTCTGTTATTCCCGTTAAGTCAATAATAAGTGGCGTTAACTTTTCATGAGGATTTGCAAATGACTCAAACCGGTCAACAATCTCGCCATTTTTCACTTTAACAGCAGCTAACTCTATAATCGTATTATATACAGCCGATAGACCAGTCGTTTCAACGTCAAAAACAATGTACGTTTCATCAAGTAAATCTCGGTCAACAGGATTATAGGCAATTGGCACTCCGTCATCAACGAGGTTTGCCTCCACACCATATAATATTTTTACTCCTGTTTTTTTCCCAGCGCTGTATGCCTCTGGGAAAGCTTGTAATACTGCATGGTCAGTAATTGCTATTGCAGGATGCCCCCATTTATTTGCCTGTTCTACATACTTGGATATTGATGTAACGGCATCCATTTGACTCATCGCTGAATGTACATGAAGTTCTACACGCTTTTCCCCGTCAGGTGCTTTATCGATCCGCTGTTTTGGTTTTATCTCCTGTAAGTCACGAGCCATCATCGTTAAGTCTCTAACGAATGTATCGTATTGAATACCTCCCCTAACTTTAAGCCACATGCCTTTTTTAATAGATTGAATAAGAGGTAGATCTTCCTTACCATTAGAAAATATTTTAACAAGGAGGGAGTCTGTATAATCAGTAATCTTAAAAGTCAGAAGTGTGCGACCACTTTTCAATTCCCTCGTTTCAGCAAAGAATACATAACCTTGGACAGCTACTCTTCGTTCTTCTTCTATAATACTTTTTATCGAAGTGATTTCATCTGGTTTGATAGCATGTCCTAAAGTTACTTCTTGTACACCTGACATTTCACTTGTCTGTTCCGCTTGTTTTTTCTTTTCCATCATGGCTTCAACCATTCTAGAATGATCTTCCTCGTTTTTCTTTTCTTCAAATTTTTCTATTTCTTCTTTTGATTCTTTTACAATAGTTTCCACTACTGGTTTACCAAAACCGACTTGCTCAAAGGCGTGTTGTAGAGGTTCTTGGACACGCCGTTGAATCATTTCCCCTTCCGTTTCATTTAGAACAGAAATGATGACTTTCTTTCCTTCTACAGATGGTATTTGATTTTGTAATCGACGAATTAAGCCATTAGTGTGAGACCTTAACTTCTCAACAAAAAACGGCCAATAATCTTTTATATAATTGGATAGATTGATATTTTCAGTATATGCTAACGTAATATCCACTTTCGCAATATGCTCTAAGCGCTTTTGAATGTGAGAGTAAAAAAGCTGAAATACTGGGAATGGTAATATAGAAGGTAAGGAAATATAAAAATGCCATTTTTTTTCATTCTTATAAACTTCTAGCTTTTCAATAGTACCTTCTCGGAAATGTGAATCGATCATTTCTTGCGGAATAGCAATTTGCTCTAATAACAATTGAAGGCGTTGTTTTCTTATTTCACGATCGTCATTCATTTACATCGGCCCCCTTATCATTCATACAAATGAGTTGTGGGTGTCTCAAAAGGAGGCTATAAGTAACCTTCTGAAACACCCACTTGTTCACGTTTATTTTAGTAATTCCTTCATTGTTCGTAATAGATCTTTTTTATGAACTTCCAACGTTTCTCCTGTTTTTCTCACTTTAAGCTCTACAACACCTTCGTTCGCTTTTTTCCCAACAGTTACTCTTACAGGAAAACCGTACAAATCAGCATCTTTAAATTTCACACCAGGACGCTCAGGTCTGTCGTCTATTAGAACCTCCAAGCGCTCTTCGGTTAATTCATTGTACAATTCCTCAGCTAACTGCTTTTGTTCCTCTTGCTTCATATTTATTGGAACGATGTGTACATCAAAAGGGGTTACAGAAGTCGGCCAGATAATTCCTGATTCGTCATGAAATTGTTCTATAATTGCGGCAAGGGTTCGTGTTACACCAATGCCGTAACAGCCCATAATCATCGGTTTATTTTTTCCGTTTTCATCAAGGTACATCGCTCCCATAGCTTCACTATACCTTGTTCCTAACTTAAATACATGACCTACCTCAATGCCTTCTTTAAATCGAATTGTTCCTTTTCCATCAGGTGATGGATCACCTTCTTGTATGTTTCGGAGATCCGCAAACTGACTTACTTTGAAATCGCGATCCATATTCACGTTTACGTAATGGGTATCTTCTTTATTCGCGCCACAAATACCATTTACTAATGCGCCAATGGCATGGTCTGCAACTACTTCTATTGTACCATCAATGTTAACTGGACCGATATACCCAGGTATGGTTTTTAAGAACTTTTTAGTTTCTTCTTCTGTTGCAAGCGAGACAAGTTGCGCATCGAATAAATTTTTCACTTTTATATCGTTAACCTCATGATCTCCTCTAACGAGTACGAGAACTGGTTTTTCATCTACGATAAAAAGTATCGACTTAATTAACTTTTGACGTTCAACCTGTAGAAATTCAGCTACTTCATCGATTGATTTCTTTTCTGGTGTGTTAACTAACTCTTTTTCCTTTAACAATTCATTAGTAGTTTCGTACTCAACGTTAACAGGTGCAATTTCAATGTTCGCTGCAAAACTAGAAGAATCAGAGTACGCGATAGTGTCCTCACCAATCTCGGATAACACCATAAATTCATGAGTATCCTTTCCTCCCATCGCTCCGGAATCAGCTACCACGGCCCGGAAGTCAAGGCCACATCTCGTAAATATGTTTGTATATGCTTCATACATTTTATTGTAGCTTTCATCTAACCCTTCTTGACTAGTATCAAAAGAGTAAGCATCTTTCATTAAGAATTCGCGTGAACGAAGCACCCCAAAACGAGGTCGGCGTTCGTCACGAAACTTTGTTTGGATTTGGTATAGTGTCATCGGAAGTTTTTTATACGTTTTTACGTCATCTCTAACAACGGTTGTAATAACTTCTTCGTGTGTTGGGCCTAAAGCAAACTCTCTTCCATGGCGATCGTGCAATCTCATTAATTCAGGTCCATAAGCTTCCCACCTGCCAGACTCCTTCCAAAGTTCAGACTGTTGAATAGCTGGCATGAGCATTTCCTGTGCACCTGCTCGGTTCATTTCTTCACGAACGATAGCTTCGACTTTTTTTAGTGCTTTTAACCCAAGTGGTAATAATGAATAAACACCGGAAGTACTTTGACGGATCAGCCCTGCTCTCAGCATAAGCTGGTGACTAGTAACTTCTGCATCACTAGGTACATCTCTTAATGTTGGCGCTAAAAACGTACTTTGTTTCATCTATGTCACCTCAACATTTTCATTCATAATAAACACGCAGCGTTTCATCACATTTATATAACCTTATCATCTATAGGAAAAATTTGTTAATATCATTCCAAGTTACAACTAACATAAGGAGCATGAGCAACGCAAAACCAATAAAATGAACTAGCCCTTCTTTTTGCGGGTCAATTGGTTTTCCTCTTAGAGCCTCAAGTCCTATAAATAATAGACGTCCTCCATCAAGTGCTGGTAAAGGTAGTAAATTAATTATCCCTAAGTTTACACTTAAGATAGCCGTCCATTGCATAAGCATAAGGAATCCCAATGTAGCTACCTCATCTGTATAACTGTATATACCAACTGGTCCTGCCAAGTGATCTAGTGAGAACTGACCTGTTATTAACATTCCTAGAGATTCAAAAATTAACTTCGTAAACTCATATGTTTGTGTAAATCCAAATGCTACAGCACCAATTAAGGATTTTTCCGTTTGTTGATATATTCCAACTACCCCTTGTACTTGTTCGTCTGGGCCTACTCTTTCATCTGGAGTTATCGTAACTTCAAATTGATTCGTTCCTCTCTGTACAAGAAAATCTAAAGGCTCATTAGGATTAGATTGGATTATAGCCGTCATTTCTTGCCATGTCTCGACTTGTTGTCCATCAATCGCTAATACTTCATCACCTTTTTCAAGTCCTGCTTCGATTGCGGCACCATCCTCTATTACATCTCCAACAACAGACTCGTTTACCGGTGTTCCTGCAAGCCATGCATACATGGCTAAAATAACAATTGCTAATAAAAAGTTCATCATCGGTCCTGCAAACAAAGCCATTGCTCTTTGAGACTTTGTTTTAGACCCAAATTGTCTGTCTAACGGTGCTATTTGTGTAGCTTGTTCATCATAAATAAATTCTGCCTTATCGTCAATGGAGTAAGTTATTAAGTCTTCTTGATCATCAATATAGCCAGAGACGAATAGTTTGTCTTCTAAATCAATTTTTTCTACTTGAATAACTTTACAATCAGGATGCTTTGACTTGTTATTAATAATTAATTGACGTACTTTCCCTTGGTTATTAAAAAGTAATCCTATCTCATAGCCGGGCTTTATTTGTATCATTTCGGGGTCTTCGCCAGCCATTCTAACAAACCCACCTAGAGGTAATAAACGAATAGTATAAACAGTTTCAGACCGCTTAAATGAAAAAATTTTAGGTCCGAATCCAATTGCAAATTCCCTACATAATATCCCTGCTCGCTTAGCGAAGATAAGATGTCCAAATTCATGGATAAAAACAAGCAAACCAAAAATAACAATAATAGAAATGAAAGTATTCATAACAACACAACCTTTAGCTTATATAGGATAGTATTTTTTCTCTCGTATCTTTATCAACGGAGACAATTTCCTCAAGAGAGGGAGAATTACTAGTGCGATGCATCATCAACGCTTTTTCTACTATTTCTTCAATTTGTAAAAACGTGATTTTACCTTGTAAAAAGAGTGATACTGCTATTTCATTAGCTGCATTGAGTACCGTTGGTGCTGTTCCACCGATTTTACCAGCTTCATAAGCCAAGTGTAAGCATCGAAATCTTTCGTAATCCACCTGTTGGAAATGTAGTGCACCTAGTTCCCATAAATTTAATTTTTTCCCTTCATACATATCAAGTCTTTCTGGCTT is a window from the Evansella cellulosilytica DSM 2522 genome containing:
- a CDS encoding proline--tRNA ligase; this encodes MKQSTFLAPTLRDVPSDAEVTSHQLMLRAGLIRQSTSGVYSLLPLGLKALKKVEAIVREEMNRAGAQEMLMPAIQQSELWKESGRWEAYGPELMRLHDRHGREFALGPTHEEVITTVVRDDVKTYKKLPMTLYQIQTKFRDERRPRFGVLRSREFLMKDAYSFDTSQEGLDESYNKMYEAYTNIFTRCGLDFRAVVADSGAMGGKDTHEFMVLSEIGEDTIAYSDSSSFAANIEIAPVNVEYETTNELLKEKELVNTPEKKSIDEVAEFLQVERQKLIKSILFIVDEKPVLVLVRGDHEVNDIKVKNLFDAQLVSLATEEETKKFLKTIPGYIGPVNIDGTIEVVADHAIGALVNGICGANKEDTHYVNVNMDRDFKVSQFADLRNIQEGDPSPDGKGTIRFKEGIEVGHVFKLGTRYSEAMGAMYLDENGKNKPMIMGCYGIGVTRTLAAIIEQFHDESGIIWPTSVTPFDVHIVPINMKQEEQKQLAEELYNELTEERLEVLIDDRPERPGVKFKDADLYGFPVRVTVGKKANEGVVELKVRKTGETLEVHKKDLLRTMKELLK
- the rseP gene encoding RIP metalloprotease RseP — protein: MNTFISIIVIFGLLVFIHEFGHLIFAKRAGILCREFAIGFGPKIFSFKRSETVYTIRLLPLGGFVRMAGEDPEMIQIKPGYEIGLLFNNQGKVRQLIINNKSKHPDCKVIQVEKIDLEDKLFVSGYIDDQEDLITYSIDDKAEFIYDEQATQIAPLDRQFGSKTKSQRAMALFAGPMMNFLLAIVILAMYAWLAGTPVNESVVGDVIEDGAAIEAGLEKGDEVLAIDGQQVETWQEMTAIIQSNPNEPLDFLVQRGTNQFEVTITPDERVGPDEQVQGVVGIYQQTEKSLIGAVAFGFTQTYEFTKLIFESLGMLITGQFSLDHLAGPVGIYSYTDEVATLGFLMLMQWTAILSVNLGIINLLPLPALDGGRLLFIGLEALRGKPIDPQKEGLVHFIGFALLMLLMLVVTWNDINKFFL